A section of the Plutella xylostella chromosome 18, ilPluXylo3.1, whole genome shotgun sequence genome encodes:
- the LOC105390322 gene encoding uncharacterized protein LOC105390322: MCKMVLSVRLLLLCSALLLTQPAQAAVAHEDAIDDSSADSTEVSVVSVASSTSVEAHEDHEEGFEGQEEHEGSGDDPPDPAPPVKNKNETREALKSDSTEQDPVVFVGDKNSYVPVSIKPRSPAADTWREPPAWEREYRRHRTNGSRVQYIEAECQDDFMKIRVGFNGSFTGLVYSAGYSYDPDCMYINGSGRDYYEFYIQLNRCGTLGRNSQHEASRKHPTKNLMWNTVTVQYNALIEEEQDEHFKVTCEYGYDFWKTVTFPFLDVEVATGNPVVFTLQPPECYMEIRAGYGAGGARVAGPVRVGDPLTLLIYMRSAYDGFDIVVNDCFAHNGAAKRIQLIDDLGCPVDDKLISRFRGSWSETGVFETQVFAYMKTFRFTGSPALYIECDVRMCHGRCPSQPCHWRNMKSVRKRSADQPGALPGAVAGAGAGVGRLSENISLFQSLRVLQEGEDDDEAPARAATAEGQTCMKNTALGALISVCAVLAAAAGGAMLLATRALRRPTVSASASYVPHKGRIN; this comes from the exons ATGTGCAAAATGGTGCTAAGTGTGAG ATTACTACTGTTATGCAGCGCATTATTATTAACTCAG CCAGCTCAGGCAGCCGTGGCACACGAGGATGCGATAGATGATTCTTCTGCGGACTCCACGGAGGTGTCTGTCGTGTCTGTGGCGTCGTCCACCTCCGTGGAGGCTCACGAGGACCACGAGGAGGGGTTCGAGGGGCAGGAGGAGCACGAGGGGTCGGGGGACGACCCGCCTGACCCGGCGCCGCCGGTGAAGAATAAG AACGAAACCCGAGAAGCGCTAAAATCCGACAGCACAGAACAGGATCCG GTGGTGTTCGTGGGAGACAAGAACAGCTACGTGCCAGTCAGCATCAAGCCTCGGTCGCCGGCCGCGGACACCTGGCGTGAGCCCCCGGCCTGGGAGCGCGAGTACCGGCGACACAGGACCAACGGGAGCCGGGTGCAGT ACATTGAAGCTGAGTGCCAAGACGATTTCATGAAGATTCGAGTCGGGTTTAACGGATCTTTCACCGGACTCGTCTATTCTGCAG GCTACTCGTACGACCCGGACTGCATGTACATCAACGGCTCCGGGCGCGACTACTACGAGTTCTACATCCAGCTCAACCGCTGCGGCACGCTCGGCCGGAACAGCCAGCACGAGGCCAGCAGGAAGCATCCCACT AAGAACCTGATGTGGAACACAGTAACCGTCCAGTACAACGCACTGATCGAGGAGGAGCAGGACGAGCACTTCAAGGTGACCTGCGAGTACGGGTACGACTTCTGGAAGACCGTCACCTTCCCCTTCTTGGATGTCGA AGTGGCGACAGGCAACCCAGTAGTATTCACGCTCCAGCCGCCGGAGTGCTACATGGAGATCCGGGCCGGGtacggcgcgggcggcgcgcgcgtggCCGGCCCCGTGCGCGTCGGCGACCCGCTCACGCTGCTCATCTACATGCGCAGCGCTTACG ACGGCTTCGATATCGTGGTGAACGACTGTTTCGCACATAACGGGGCGGCTAAGAGGATACAACTGATCGATGATTTGGG TTGCCCAGTAGACGACAAGCTGATCTCCCGGTTCCGAGGCTCATGGTCTGAGACGGGTGTGTTCGAGACACAAGTCTTCGCCTACATGAAGACCTTCCGCTTCACGGGATCGCCCGCGCTGTATATCGAGTGTGATGTTCGCATGTGCCACGGGAGGTGTCCG TCACAACCCTGCCACTGGCGCAACATGAAGAGCGTGCGCAAGCGGTCGGCCGACCAGCCGGGGGCGCTGCCGGGGGCGGTCGCGGGGGCCGGGGCGGGGGTGGGGCGGCTCTCGGAGAACATCTCGCTGTTCCAGTCTCTAAGAGTGCTGCAGGAAggtgaagatgatgatgaagcgCCCGCTAGAGCTG CTACAGCAGAAGGTCAAACCTGCATGAAGAACACCGCTCTAGGCGCCCTGATCTCCGTGTGCGCAGTgctagcggcggcggcgggaggCGCCATGTTGTTGGCTACCCGCGCCCTGCGTCGTCCCACTGTGTCAGCTTCCGCTAGCTATGTACCGCACAAGGGACGGATCAATTAG